The Peromyscus maniculatus bairdii isolate BWxNUB_F1_BW_parent chromosome 3, HU_Pman_BW_mat_3.1, whole genome shotgun sequence genome segment GCTACATTGAATAAATGGATTCCTcagatccttttttttctttttaaccaatAACAAGCAGAGAGACAAGTACAATTTAATATTAATAAGCAGCTCAAATAACACTTGGttaaactatatacaatacaaACCATTCATACAAATGAAGACTAGGATATTGAATTTGTTACAATATGTGTAGTAAAGATAAGACAGACACTTCTAACTTACATGGTGTCTGCCAGGCATTTCCCTTCTTATATAATGATCAGAACTTGTGTTAAGCAGCCTTAGTTGCTCTCAACATTGCAAAGGTCCAGAGAGAGGCAAGAAaagctgtaatcccagtgtcTGCCCACATGTAAATTCCAAATGTTTGCTCATCTTTACTGAGAACGGGCTCCTCCctccagagaaagaaaagccatcCTGTATCACCGTGAATGTGCCTACTGTATGCTGGGAAAAAGTTACTACACTTTGttgtgtttataaaataaagaatactgAGCTctaaagacacattttttttccatttaacaaGCATATAACTCCTACAGTAGTGTTCACCAGCACAGCTACTCCAAGCAGTAGGAATGCATGAGTGGGGATTATTGATTAGCATGGACTCAAGACCTTAAAAGAGATTTCCATAATAGCGTGTTAGACACATCCTCTGTCTAGTTAATTCTTTGTGTTTGATCATAGTTTATCCTGAACTAGCATGAGTCAGACAATGAAAGCCCTCTCAAAGGGAACCATGATAGATGCAAGCTGAAATGTGCAAGAGTGAGTGCTCATGTGCCTCTACATGTGATAGCATGTCTTCAGGTGAGACTTTGAGACCTATGGTGATTTACAACTATGCTGAGAGATGCAGCTGACTGGGCAGAAATGACATCAATTGTTTTCCACTAGTGTGTTTGCACCAGTCAACAGGAGCAGCAGTGTAGACACATTCCAGGCAACAGATGTGACCTTCTTCCTTGAGGTAACAGCCCTGTCCTATGACCTCTAATTCCTCAGGCTTCAGTCTCATTCCCTGTTCGTCCTCATCCTGAGGGGAAGtaaggtgtgtcactgtggtagTTGTAGTCGGGGCATACTTTCTGTACTAGTTTATAGTCCGTACTATAAAAGGAAATGTAAATGCAGATCACCTTGAAGGGCTTGGAGCAGAGCCAGGACACGTGACTTTGGGTCTGCTCCTGGTAACAGGTTTTTGAAGGGTCATAGTTGCAGAGTGTGTTCTTGGTAGCCTTGTCAACCTTTTCATATTCAATGCGACAGTTGAAAGACTTGGAATCTTTGGCATCAATCACGGTTTGTTGTGCCAAGTCGAATTCCACGATTTTTGTTGGGGGCACCAAGCTGACAGATACATTCCCTTGACCAGTGGAATTATGCCTGAAATAAACACTAAATGTCCCATTGCCGTGATCTACAATTTTCCCAGTTATCAACAGGTTTAGCTTCACTGTTTTGATGTTGGAATGAAAATCACCCCATCCAAACAT includes the following:
- the Nxph1 gene encoding neurexophilin-1 produces the protein MQAACWYVLLLLQPAVYLVTCANLTNGGKSELLKSGSSKSTLKHIWTESSKDLSISRLLSQTFRGKENDTDLDLRYDTPEPYSEQDLWDWLRNSTDLQEPRPRAKRRPIVKTGKFKKMFGWGDFHSNIKTVKLNLLITGKIVDHGNGTFSVYFRHNSTGQGNVSVSLVPPTKIVEFDLAQQTVIDAKDSKSFNCRIEYEKVDKATKNTLCNYDPSKTCYQEQTQSHVSWLCSKPFKVICIYISFYSTDYKLVQKVCPDYNYHSDTPYFPSG